The DNA window CCCACGCCGCCGGCGCCAGGGCCAGCAGGGCCGCGATCCCGATCATCGCTCGCATGTTCATGGCATTCTCCCTTGTAAGCTTCCAATCATTAGACGTTGTGTGGCCCGGGTTTATTTAGTTTCTTCCGGCTCGATGGCGCCGGTTTTCCGGCGTATTTCCAGGAATAAATCCGCAATACGGGCCGCCAGGTCGGGCCGGCCGGCCTTTTCCGCCGCCGCCAGGGCCGGCTCGATGCACTTCAGGGCCGCCACGGTATCCCCCTGCCCGAACAGGCTGCGGGCGGCCCGGTAGTACCGATCCGCCGATTCCGCGGGCTGGCCGGCCTGGCCCCAGGCCTCGCCCGCACGGCGAAGCACCGCGGCGATTTCGTGCGGCGGGCGTCCGGCCTTCCGATAACCCGCCGCTTCCCTGTCGAGCCACGAGGCGGCCACGGCGGGTTGTCCCGTCATCCACGTAATCCGGGCCTGCAGGCCGGCGGCCCGGCCGTTCAGCAAGGCATCGCCCTTCCGTTCCAAGTCCTTCTCGATCGAAGCCAACACGCGGAACGCGCGCGGGGCATCGTTCCCGTCCGCGGCGAGCTGGGCTTCGAGCAGGGCGGCCTGGATCCAGAGCGCGCCGTTCCGGTCGCGATCCAGCCGCGCCCGGGACTCCTCGACCAGGGCCGCGGCCTCCTCCCCCTGTCCGAGGTTCCGCGCGGCGCCGGCCTCGAGGAGGATGACTTCGGCGGTATTCTGCCGGGCGCGTTCCAACTCCGCGCGCGCCTCGCGCAGCAGCGGCCGGGCCGCCTCGTCGCGGCCCAGCGCGACGAGGCAGGCGGCAAGGTTGTAGGCGTTGTTGCCGATCTCGCGGGCGTCGTCGGCCGCGCGGGCCCTGTCCAGCGCGCGGCGGTACAATTGCTCGGCCTGCCCGTACGCGCCGTGCCGGAAGGACACCTGCGCCGAGGACGCGTAGCGCTGCAGGTCGGGATCGACCGGGCGGGCGGGCTTCGGCGGGGAGGAACAGCCGGCGGCCAGCAGGCCCGCGGCCAGCCACAGAACCGAGCGCCTCATGGCGACACCTCCACGCCGAGCACGCCGGAGACGGGCACCCGCGCCGTCGGCTCGTCGGCCTCCATATACTTGCGCAGGAGCCAGTGCCGCTGGAGGCCCTCGATCAGGACCTCGGATTCGCGCAGGGTTTCGCGGCCCTGGAGCACCAGGCCCGGCACGTCGCCGCTCTCGTCGCGGATCGTTTCGCTGACCTGCTCGAAATTCTCCAGGATCTGCTGAACCTGCTGAAGCGTGGCGTCGATCTTGCCCGTGATCTGGCGTAACTCGTTGGCCAGGGCCGGATCGCGCAGGAGCTGGCCGGCGGTGCCCTCCCCCTTGACCAAGCCCTCGGTAATCGCGTTGAGATGGGCGAGCAACTGCTGCAGGTTGCCATCCGGTCGGTGCAGTTCCTCGGCGACCTTGGTGTATTCCTCCACGGCCTTCTGCATCGCCTGGATAGCGGGCACGGTGTTCTCGCGAATCTGCTGGACCACGTCCTGGACCATGGCCATCAATTCCGTGTCCTTCTCGCAGGCCAGCACGCCGCCGTCCTCCAGCGGCGCGGCGGAACCCTTGGTGATCTCCACGAACGCGTCGCCGGCGACGCCGAATTTCTTCTTGGCGATCGCCTTGGAATCCGTGCGAACGAACCGGATGAAATTGCCGCGGATGGTGATCTCGCCGGTCATGCCGCCGGCTTCGTCCACGCTGATGGACTCCACGGCGCCGACCAGGGCGCCCAGGATGCGGACCTCGGCTCCCTTCTGGAGATCGAACGACCCCTCCGGCGGGAACGTCAGGGTCAGGGTATGGACCTCCTCGAACCACCGCTGGGCATTGCCGGCCAGGATGATGCCGGCGATCACGAGGACGAGCGTCAGGAGGACGAACCCGCCCGTGATCTCGTTGACGTAGCGGAACTTGAAGGGCTTGGCCATGCTTACGTCCTTTCCACCGGCGCCCACCGTTCGCCGGCCATCTCGACCACCCGCGCCGGCTCGAACTCCTTCACGATATTCCGGTCGCCGGCGTCCTGCAACCAGATTACCGCCGCGCCGCGGTCGGAAGCCGCGCGCACCGCGCGAACCAGCGCGGCCGCCTTGTCCGGAGGCGCGTCGCGCAGCGGGCGCTCCAGCACGAGCAGGTCCCGCCGGCCCACCAGGGCCCGGATCCAGTCCGCCACCCGCAGGTCGCGCGACGGGACCCGGGCCGGCCGCGCGCGGGGGATGTCCTGGAGGCCGAAGGAGCGAGCCAGCGCCAAGGCCTCCGCGTCAATCTCCGCCTCCGGCCGGGGCGTGAAGTGGCGCTGGACCAGCGTGATGTTTTCGTCCACGTCCAGGTTGCTCACCCAAAGAGGCCGCTCGTAGATGCGTCCGATCCGGGCCCGGGCGGCGACGGCGCGGTCCGGGCCGACGCGGGACCAATCGTGACCTTCAAACAGCACCCGCCCCTCGTCGGGTTCGGCCAGACCCAGGGCCAGATCGCCGAACACGCCGCGGTGCGCCAGGGGTTCGAGAAGGACGAGAAGGCGCTCGCCCG is part of the Kiritimatiellia bacterium genome and encodes:
- a CDS encoding MCE family protein; this encodes MAKPFKFRYVNEITGGFVLLTLVLVIAGIILAGNAQRWFEEVHTLTLTFPPEGSFDLQKGAEVRILGALVGAVESISVDEAGGMTGEITIRGNFIRFVRTDSKAIAKKKFGVAGDAFVEITKGSAAPLEDGGVLACEKDTELMAMVQDVVQQIRENTVPAIQAMQKAVEEYTKVAEELHRPDGNLQQLLAHLNAITEGLVKGEGTAGQLLRDPALANELRQITGKIDATLQQVQQILENFEQVSETIRDESGDVPGLVLQGRETLRESEVLIEGLQRHWLLRKYMEADEPTARVPVSGVLGVEVSP
- a CDS encoding ABC transporter ATP-binding protein — translated: MEDRIILQFESVRVKSGAEYEDGLEDVTFSLRPGERLLVLLEPLAHRGVFGDLALGLAEPDEGRVLFEGHDWSRVGPDRAVAARARIGRIYERPLWVSNLDVDENITLVQRHFTPRPEAEIDAEALALARSFGLQDIPRARPARVPSRDLRVADWIRALVGRRDLLVLERPLRDAPPDKAAALVRAVRAASDRGAAVIWLQDAGDRNIVKEFEPARVVEMAGERWAPVERT